One part of the Sardina pilchardus chromosome 5, fSarPil1.1, whole genome shotgun sequence genome encodes these proteins:
- the si:ch1073-143l10.2 gene encoding uncharacterized protein si:ch1073-143l10.2, with protein MEKWRSHVRGELFKRDYLQKDPFHGLFDSLSSLEEKVGLRDKLLDSLQTRERHGCGANDELSLKHQLVLRESEQDRMKFREQLRDLTAALYLKEAELQYCHAQVVRFRNEALVFGREMATLKTNMADYEYSLELQSKELTSQRWELVALRNELSAVRQEKEELLERWMKEKRLEASRVNKYNQMQERWQRFAEHMGTRNHPEAQQLHPADGEQDLTDEPSVMKS; from the exons ATGGAGAAGTGGAGGAGTCACGTGCGTGGTGAATTGTTCAAAAGAGACTACCTTCAGAAAGATCCATTTCATGGTTTATTCGATTCAC TTTCAAGTTTGGAAGAAAAGGTTGGTCTGCGAGACAAACTATTGGACAGTCTTCAGACTCG TGAAAGACATGGATGTGGAGCAAACGATGAGCTGTCACTCAAGCATCAGCTGGTCTTAAGGGAAAGTGAACAGGATCGAATGAAG TTCAGAGAACAGCTCAGAGACCTCACTGCAGCCCTTTATCTTAAAGAGGCAGAGCTGCAGTACTGCCATGCACA GGTTGTCCGTTTCCGCAATGAAGCCTTGGTCTTCGGCCGTGAAATGGCCACTTTGAAGACCAACATGGCTGACTACGAGTACTCCCTGGAGCTGCAATCTAAGGAACTGACCTCTCAGAGATGGGAGCTGGTGGCTCTAAGAAATGAGCTCTCTGCTGTTCggcaagagaaagaggaacTTCTGGAGCGCTGGATGAAAGAAAAGAGGCTGGAGGCAAGCCGAGTTAACAAATACAATCAAATGCAAGAAAG gtggcagcgTTTTGCTGAACATATGGGCACCCGTAACCACCCAGAAGCTCAACAGCTACATCCAGCGGATGGTGAACAGGATCTGACAGATGAGCCTTCGGTCATGAAGAGTTAA
- the arrb2a gene encoding arrestin, beta 2a isoform X1 encodes MGDKAGTRVFKKSSPNCKVTVYLGKRDFVDHLDQVDPVDGVILVDPEYLKDRKVFVTLTCAFRYGREDLDVLGLSFRKDLYISTFQAFPPIPDERKPNSRLQERLLRKLGQHAHPFHFTIPQNLPCSVTLQPGPEDTGKACGVDFEIRAFCAKSVEEKIHKRNSVRLVIRKVQYAPEKPGPQPMVETTRSFLMSDRSLHLEASLDKELYYHGEPISVNVHVTNNSTKTVKRVKISVRQYADICLFSTAQYKCPVAQLEADDQVSSSSTFCKVYTLTPTLNNNREKRGLALDGKLKHEDTNLASSTIAKDVSNKEVLGILVSYRVKVKLVVSRGGLLSGLLERDVSVELPFVLMHPKPTDLPVSRPPSAVPEMDPPIDTNLIEFDTNSFSQDDDFVFEDFARLRLKGVINEKDEDC; translated from the exons ATGGGGGACAAGGCGGGGACCAG GGTATTCAAGAAGTCAAGCCCCAACTGTAAG GTCACAGTGTACCTGGGTAAAAGAGATTTTGTGGACCATTTGGACCAGGTGGACCCAGTAG ACGGAGTAATCCTGGTTGACCCAGAATACCTGAAAGACAGAAAAG TGTTTGTGACCCTCACCTGTGCTTTTCGGTATGGCCGCGAGGACCTGGACGTCCTTGGCCTGTCTTTCCGGAAGGATCTGTACATTTCCACTTTTCAGGCGTTCCCACCAATCCCGGACGAGCGCAAGCCCAACAGTCGCCTGCAGGAGAGGCTGCTTAGGAAATTAGGCCAGCATGCACATCCCTTTCATTTCACT ATCCCTCAAAACCTCCCCTGCTCTGTCACTTTGCAACCAGGACCCGAGGACACTGGAaaa GCCTGTGGAGTTGACTTTGAGATAAGAGCATTCTGTGCCAAATCAGTCGAAGAGAAGATACACAAAAG GAATTCTGTGAGGTTAGTGATACGTAAAGTGCAGTATGCGCCCGAGAAGCCGGGACCCCAGCCCATGGTGGAGACGACTCGCAGCTTCCTGATGTCCGATCGCTCGCTTCACCTGGAGGCCTCTCTAGATAAAGAG CTATACTACCACGGAGAGCCCATCAGCGTGAATGTCCACGTCACCAACAACTCCACTAAGACAGTCAAAAGAGTCAAAATCTCCG TTCGTCAGTATGCTGACATATGCCTGTTCAGCACTGCACAGTATAAGTGTCCAGTAGCCCAGCTGGAGGCGGA CGACCAGGTGTCGTCCAGCTCAACGTTTTGTAAGGTGTACACACTGACGCCCACACTGAACAACAACCGCGAGAAGCGGGGCCTGGCCCTGGACGGCAAGCTGAAGCACGAGGACACTAACCTGGCCTCCAGCACCAT TGCGAAGGACGTCAGCAACAAGGAAGTGCTGGGCATCCTGGTGTCCTATCGGGTGAAGGTCAAGCTGGTGGTTTCGCGCGGAGG GCTCTTAAGCGGATTGTTGGAGAG GGACGTGTCGGTGGAGCTGCCCTTTGTCTTGATGCACCCCAAACCCACAGACCTCCCAGTGTCTCGGCCACCATCAG CTGTCCCTGAGATGGATCCTCCTATTGACACAAACCTAATTGAGTTTGACACAAA CAGCTTCTCTCAAGATGACGACTTTGTGTTTGAAGACTTTGCCCGTTTAAGGCTTAAAGGAGTGATCAATGAGAAGGATGAAGACTGCTAa
- the c5h17orf49 gene encoding chromatin complexes subunit BAP18, with amino-acid sequence MTSASAKVGEIFSAAGAAFSKLGELTMQLHPVSDSSPAGAKWTETEIEMLRAAVRRFGDDLNNISSVIKERTVAQIKTTVKRKLYEDSRVPLSPESPKKTVKKTVALAAAPAPVAPTVITVPTSQVVVTTGLQSQSPMPPAIKKQKTADVTLSALNDSDVNSDLVDIEGLGEGSTKKLNFDQESLNLDSSLIMNSSDLPLLSR; translated from the exons ATGACTTCAGCCTCTGCAAAA GTTGGAGAGATCTTCTCCGCGGCAGGTGCTGCCTTCTCTAAACTGGGTGAGCTTACTATGCAGCTACACCCAGTGTCCGATTCTAGTCCTGCAGG AGCCAAATGGACAGAAACGGAGATAGAGATGCTTCGTGCAGCTGTGAGACGTTTTGGCGATGACCTAAACAACATCAGTTCAGTTATAAAGGAGCGTACAGT TGCCCAAATTAAGACCACAGTGAAAAGGAAACTATATGAAGACAGTAGAGTTCCTCTCTCACCTGAATCTCCTAAAAAGACGGTGAAGAAAACTGTGGCTTTGGCTGCTGCCCCTGCTCCAGTGGCTCCCACCGTCATCACCGTGCCAACCTCACAGGTTGTCGTGACCACGGGCCTCCAAAGTCAGTCCCCCATGCCACCCGCAATCAAAAAGCAGAAAACGGCAG ATGTTACTTTGAGTGCTCTGAATGACTCGGACGTGAACAGTGACTTGGTGGACATCGAAGGTCTTGGAGAGGGTTCCACCAAGAAGTTAAACTTTGATCAAG AGAGCCTGAATCTGGACTCGAGTTTGATTATGAATTCCAGTGATCTGCCCCTGCTTTCACGCTGA
- the rnasekb gene encoding ribonuclease kappa-B: MPSLLFCGPKMAACGIVLSIWGVIMLVMLGIFFSAKSAVLIEDVPFTEEDIRNDKNPPGTIYGLYNQVGINCFIAAAIYVAVGAVSLLQFRLNKRQEYMVQ; this comes from the exons ATGCCGTCCCTTTTATTTTGCGGTCCGAAAATGGCCGCATGTGGGATCGTATTAAGCATATGGGGAGTCATCATGCTG GTGATGCTGGGCATCTTCTTCAGTGCAAAGTCAGCTGTGCTTATTGAAGACGTTCCGTTCACTGAGGAAGATATCCGCAATGA CAAGAATCCACCAGGGACAATATATGGCCTATACAATCAAGTGGGCATCAACTGTTTCATTGCAGCTGCCATCTATGTGGCAGTAGGGGCTGTCTCTCTTTTACAGTTCAGGTTGAACAAGCGCCAGGAATACATGGTCCAGTAA
- the arrb2a gene encoding arrestin, beta 2a isoform X2, with product MGDKAGTRVFKKSSPNCKVTVYLGKRDFVDHLDQVDPVDGVILVDPEYLKDRKVFVTLTCAFRYGREDLDVLGLSFRKDLYISTFQAFPPIPDERKPNSRLQERLLRKLGQHAHPFHFTIPQNLPCSVTLQPGPEDTGKACGVDFEIRAFCAKSVEEKIHKRNSVRLVIRKVQYAPEKPGPQPMVETTRSFLMSDRSLHLEASLDKELYYHGEPISVNVHVTNNSTKTVKRVKISVRQYADICLFSTAQYKCPVAQLEADDQVSSSSTFCKVYTLTPTLNNNREKRGLALDGKLKHEDTNLASSTIAKDVSNKEVLGILVSYRVKVKLVVSRGGLLSGLLERDVSVELPFVLMHPKPTDLPVSRPPSAVPEMDPPIDTNLIEFDTNFSQDDDFVFEDFARLRLKGVINEKDEDC from the exons ATGGGGGACAAGGCGGGGACCAG GGTATTCAAGAAGTCAAGCCCCAACTGTAAG GTCACAGTGTACCTGGGTAAAAGAGATTTTGTGGACCATTTGGACCAGGTGGACCCAGTAG ACGGAGTAATCCTGGTTGACCCAGAATACCTGAAAGACAGAAAAG TGTTTGTGACCCTCACCTGTGCTTTTCGGTATGGCCGCGAGGACCTGGACGTCCTTGGCCTGTCTTTCCGGAAGGATCTGTACATTTCCACTTTTCAGGCGTTCCCACCAATCCCGGACGAGCGCAAGCCCAACAGTCGCCTGCAGGAGAGGCTGCTTAGGAAATTAGGCCAGCATGCACATCCCTTTCATTTCACT ATCCCTCAAAACCTCCCCTGCTCTGTCACTTTGCAACCAGGACCCGAGGACACTGGAaaa GCCTGTGGAGTTGACTTTGAGATAAGAGCATTCTGTGCCAAATCAGTCGAAGAGAAGATACACAAAAG GAATTCTGTGAGGTTAGTGATACGTAAAGTGCAGTATGCGCCCGAGAAGCCGGGACCCCAGCCCATGGTGGAGACGACTCGCAGCTTCCTGATGTCCGATCGCTCGCTTCACCTGGAGGCCTCTCTAGATAAAGAG CTATACTACCACGGAGAGCCCATCAGCGTGAATGTCCACGTCACCAACAACTCCACTAAGACAGTCAAAAGAGTCAAAATCTCCG TTCGTCAGTATGCTGACATATGCCTGTTCAGCACTGCACAGTATAAGTGTCCAGTAGCCCAGCTGGAGGCGGA CGACCAGGTGTCGTCCAGCTCAACGTTTTGTAAGGTGTACACACTGACGCCCACACTGAACAACAACCGCGAGAAGCGGGGCCTGGCCCTGGACGGCAAGCTGAAGCACGAGGACACTAACCTGGCCTCCAGCACCAT TGCGAAGGACGTCAGCAACAAGGAAGTGCTGGGCATCCTGGTGTCCTATCGGGTGAAGGTCAAGCTGGTGGTTTCGCGCGGAGG GCTCTTAAGCGGATTGTTGGAGAG GGACGTGTCGGTGGAGCTGCCCTTTGTCTTGATGCACCCCAAACCCACAGACCTCCCAGTGTCTCGGCCACCATCAG CTGTCCCTGAGATGGATCCTCCTATTGACACAAACCTAATTGAGTTTGACACAAA CTTCTCTCAAGATGACGACTTTGTGTTTGAAGACTTTGCCCGTTTAAGGCTTAAAGGAGTGATCAATGAGAAGGATGAAGACTGCTAa
- the arrb2a gene encoding arrestin, beta 2a isoform X4: MGDKAGTRVFKKSSPNCKVTVYLGKRDFVDHLDQVDPVDGVILVDPEYLKDRKVFVTLTCAFRYGREDLDVLGLSFRKDLYISTFQAFPPIPDERKPNSRLQERLLRKLGQHAHPFHFTIPQNLPCSVTLQPGPEDTGKACGVDFEIRAFCAKSVEEKIHKRNSVRLVIRKVQYAPEKPGPQPMVETTRSFLMSDRSLHLEASLDKELYYHGEPISVNVHVTNNSTKTVKRVKISVRQYADICLFSTAQYKCPVAQLEADDQVSSSSTFCKVYTLTPTLNNNREKRGLALDGKLKHEDTNLASSTIAKDVSNKEVLGILVSYRVKVKLVVSRGGDVSVELPFVLMHPKPTDLPVSRPPSAVPEMDPPIDTNLIEFDTNFSQDDDFVFEDFARLRLKGVINEKDEDC, translated from the exons ATGGGGGACAAGGCGGGGACCAG GGTATTCAAGAAGTCAAGCCCCAACTGTAAG GTCACAGTGTACCTGGGTAAAAGAGATTTTGTGGACCATTTGGACCAGGTGGACCCAGTAG ACGGAGTAATCCTGGTTGACCCAGAATACCTGAAAGACAGAAAAG TGTTTGTGACCCTCACCTGTGCTTTTCGGTATGGCCGCGAGGACCTGGACGTCCTTGGCCTGTCTTTCCGGAAGGATCTGTACATTTCCACTTTTCAGGCGTTCCCACCAATCCCGGACGAGCGCAAGCCCAACAGTCGCCTGCAGGAGAGGCTGCTTAGGAAATTAGGCCAGCATGCACATCCCTTTCATTTCACT ATCCCTCAAAACCTCCCCTGCTCTGTCACTTTGCAACCAGGACCCGAGGACACTGGAaaa GCCTGTGGAGTTGACTTTGAGATAAGAGCATTCTGTGCCAAATCAGTCGAAGAGAAGATACACAAAAG GAATTCTGTGAGGTTAGTGATACGTAAAGTGCAGTATGCGCCCGAGAAGCCGGGACCCCAGCCCATGGTGGAGACGACTCGCAGCTTCCTGATGTCCGATCGCTCGCTTCACCTGGAGGCCTCTCTAGATAAAGAG CTATACTACCACGGAGAGCCCATCAGCGTGAATGTCCACGTCACCAACAACTCCACTAAGACAGTCAAAAGAGTCAAAATCTCCG TTCGTCAGTATGCTGACATATGCCTGTTCAGCACTGCACAGTATAAGTGTCCAGTAGCCCAGCTGGAGGCGGA CGACCAGGTGTCGTCCAGCTCAACGTTTTGTAAGGTGTACACACTGACGCCCACACTGAACAACAACCGCGAGAAGCGGGGCCTGGCCCTGGACGGCAAGCTGAAGCACGAGGACACTAACCTGGCCTCCAGCACCAT TGCGAAGGACGTCAGCAACAAGGAAGTGCTGGGCATCCTGGTGTCCTATCGGGTGAAGGTCAAGCTGGTGGTTTCGCGCGGAGG GGACGTGTCGGTGGAGCTGCCCTTTGTCTTGATGCACCCCAAACCCACAGACCTCCCAGTGTCTCGGCCACCATCAG CTGTCCCTGAGATGGATCCTCCTATTGACACAAACCTAATTGAGTTTGACACAAA CTTCTCTCAAGATGACGACTTTGTGTTTGAAGACTTTGCCCGTTTAAGGCTTAAAGGAGTGATCAATGAGAAGGATGAAGACTGCTAa
- the arrb2a gene encoding arrestin, beta 2a isoform X3: MGDKAGTRVFKKSSPNCKVTVYLGKRDFVDHLDQVDPVDGVILVDPEYLKDRKVFVTLTCAFRYGREDLDVLGLSFRKDLYISTFQAFPPIPDERKPNSRLQERLLRKLGQHAHPFHFTIPQNLPCSVTLQPGPEDTGKACGVDFEIRAFCAKSVEEKIHKRNSVRLVIRKVQYAPEKPGPQPMVETTRSFLMSDRSLHLEASLDKELYYHGEPISVNVHVTNNSTKTVKRVKISVRQYADICLFSTAQYKCPVAQLEADDQVSSSSTFCKVYTLTPTLNNNREKRGLALDGKLKHEDTNLASSTIAKDVSNKEVLGILVSYRVKVKLVVSRGGDVSVELPFVLMHPKPTDLPVSRPPSAVPEMDPPIDTNLIEFDTNSFSQDDDFVFEDFARLRLKGVINEKDEDC; the protein is encoded by the exons ATGGGGGACAAGGCGGGGACCAG GGTATTCAAGAAGTCAAGCCCCAACTGTAAG GTCACAGTGTACCTGGGTAAAAGAGATTTTGTGGACCATTTGGACCAGGTGGACCCAGTAG ACGGAGTAATCCTGGTTGACCCAGAATACCTGAAAGACAGAAAAG TGTTTGTGACCCTCACCTGTGCTTTTCGGTATGGCCGCGAGGACCTGGACGTCCTTGGCCTGTCTTTCCGGAAGGATCTGTACATTTCCACTTTTCAGGCGTTCCCACCAATCCCGGACGAGCGCAAGCCCAACAGTCGCCTGCAGGAGAGGCTGCTTAGGAAATTAGGCCAGCATGCACATCCCTTTCATTTCACT ATCCCTCAAAACCTCCCCTGCTCTGTCACTTTGCAACCAGGACCCGAGGACACTGGAaaa GCCTGTGGAGTTGACTTTGAGATAAGAGCATTCTGTGCCAAATCAGTCGAAGAGAAGATACACAAAAG GAATTCTGTGAGGTTAGTGATACGTAAAGTGCAGTATGCGCCCGAGAAGCCGGGACCCCAGCCCATGGTGGAGACGACTCGCAGCTTCCTGATGTCCGATCGCTCGCTTCACCTGGAGGCCTCTCTAGATAAAGAG CTATACTACCACGGAGAGCCCATCAGCGTGAATGTCCACGTCACCAACAACTCCACTAAGACAGTCAAAAGAGTCAAAATCTCCG TTCGTCAGTATGCTGACATATGCCTGTTCAGCACTGCACAGTATAAGTGTCCAGTAGCCCAGCTGGAGGCGGA CGACCAGGTGTCGTCCAGCTCAACGTTTTGTAAGGTGTACACACTGACGCCCACACTGAACAACAACCGCGAGAAGCGGGGCCTGGCCCTGGACGGCAAGCTGAAGCACGAGGACACTAACCTGGCCTCCAGCACCAT TGCGAAGGACGTCAGCAACAAGGAAGTGCTGGGCATCCTGGTGTCCTATCGGGTGAAGGTCAAGCTGGTGGTTTCGCGCGGAGG GGACGTGTCGGTGGAGCTGCCCTTTGTCTTGATGCACCCCAAACCCACAGACCTCCCAGTGTCTCGGCCACCATCAG CTGTCCCTGAGATGGATCCTCCTATTGACACAAACCTAATTGAGTTTGACACAAA CAGCTTCTCTCAAGATGACGACTTTGTGTTTGAAGACTTTGCCCGTTTAAGGCTTAAAGGAGTGATCAATGAGAAGGATGAAGACTGCTAa